The following are encoded in a window of Pseudomonas graminis genomic DNA:
- a CDS encoding class II aldolase and adducin N-terminal domain-containing protein has protein sequence MALTVEEQAVEKQARIDLAATFRIIAHLGMHEAVANHFSAAVSADGKKFLINPKWKHFSRIRASDLLLLDADDPANAGHPDVDSTAWSIHGQIHQRLPQARAVLHLHPVYTTAVACLADPHVPPIDQNTARYFNRVAVDRMYGGMADTEAEGERLAGLLDGKSRLLMGNHGVMVIAPNIGEAFDDVWTLERACQILVTAWSTGQPLRVLADDVAEKTAKGWEGITDFSRRHFEEMKEMMIAADPSMLD, from the coding sequence ATGGCACTAACAGTGGAAGAACAAGCGGTCGAGAAGCAAGCGCGCATCGATCTGGCGGCGACCTTTCGGATCATCGCCCATCTGGGCATGCACGAAGCGGTGGCGAACCACTTCAGCGCTGCGGTCTCGGCTGATGGCAAAAAGTTTTTGATCAATCCGAAGTGGAAACACTTCTCGCGCATTCGCGCCAGTGACCTGCTGCTGCTGGACGCCGACGACCCGGCCAATGCCGGTCACCCGGACGTGGACTCGACCGCCTGGTCGATTCACGGGCAGATTCACCAGCGCTTGCCGCAAGCCCGCGCCGTGCTGCATTTACACCCGGTCTATACCACGGCAGTCGCCTGTCTTGCCGATCCCCACGTTCCGCCGATCGATCAGAACACCGCGCGCTATTTCAATCGCGTGGCGGTCGACAGGATGTACGGTGGCATGGCCGACACAGAAGCCGAAGGCGAGCGTCTGGCTGGATTGCTAGATGGCAAGAGTCGCTTGCTGATGGGTAATCACGGGGTCATGGTCATTGCGCCGAATATCGGCGAGGCGTTCGACGACGTCTGGACCCTGGAGCGCGCGTGCCAGATTCTGGTGACGGCCTGGTCTACGGGCCAACCGTTGCGGGTGCTGGCAGACGATGTGGCGGAAAAAACGGCCAAGGGCTGGGAAGGGATCACCGATTTCTCCCGACGGCATTTCGAGGAAATGAAAGAGATGATGATCGCGGCTGATCCGTCAATGCTCGACTGA
- a CDS encoding alpha-hydroxy acid oxidase, with the protein MAQMTCIEDLRRLARKRVPRMFYDYVDGGSWTEYTYRANEADFQRLEFRQRVAFDITRRSTSTTMVDIPVSMPVAIAPTGLTGMQHADGEILAARAAKNFGIPFTLSTMSICSIEAVAQATERHPFWFQLYVTRDRTFVEDLIERARNANCSALVVTMDLQVFGQRHKDKKNGLSIPPKPTLRNIVNMASKPRWCLDMLRTRNRQFGNIVGHAKGVDNISSLVEWTRDQFDPQLSWQDVAWIKQRWGGKLIVKGIQDPEDARLAVEYGADAVIVSNHGGRQLDGAGSSISALPGIVEAIGHDAEVHLDGGIRSGQDVLKAIALGARGTYIGRAMLYGLGAQGERGVSTALEIIRNELDLSMAFCGRTDIRKVDRKILLNH; encoded by the coding sequence ATGGCTCAAATGACTTGCATCGAAGATTTGCGCAGGCTTGCGCGCAAGCGAGTGCCGCGCATGTTTTATGACTATGTCGACGGCGGCTCCTGGACCGAATACACCTACCGGGCCAATGAAGCGGACTTTCAGCGTCTGGAATTTCGCCAGCGTGTGGCGTTCGACATTACCCGGCGCAGCACGTCCACCACCATGGTGGACATACCGGTGAGTATGCCGGTAGCGATTGCTCCTACGGGGCTGACCGGCATGCAGCACGCCGACGGGGAAATTCTGGCCGCCCGTGCCGCCAAAAACTTCGGCATTCCTTTCACCCTGTCGACCATGAGCATCTGCTCGATTGAAGCGGTGGCGCAGGCAACCGAACGTCACCCGTTCTGGTTCCAGCTGTACGTCACGCGAGATCGCACGTTCGTGGAAGATTTGATCGAACGCGCGCGCAACGCCAACTGCTCGGCATTGGTGGTGACGATGGATCTGCAGGTGTTCGGTCAGCGCCACAAGGACAAGAAAAACGGACTGTCCATTCCCCCCAAACCGACCCTGCGCAATATCGTCAACATGGCGAGCAAACCGCGCTGGTGTCTGGATATGCTGCGCACCCGCAATCGGCAGTTCGGCAACATCGTCGGCCACGCCAAGGGAGTGGACAACATCAGCTCATTGGTCGAGTGGACACGGGATCAGTTCGATCCGCAGTTGTCCTGGCAGGACGTAGCGTGGATCAAACAGCGTTGGGGCGGCAAGCTGATCGTCAAGGGCATTCAGGACCCTGAAGATGCGCGTCTGGCGGTGGAATACGGCGCCGATGCGGTCATCGTTTCCAACCACGGAGGACGTCAACTGGACGGCGCTGGCTCGTCGATTTCGGCGCTGCCGGGCATTGTCGAGGCGATCGGTCATGACGCTGAGGTGCATCTGGATGGCGGCATTCGCTCGGGACAGGATGTGCTCAAGGCCATCGCGCTGGGGGCCCGGGGAACTTACATCGGCCGCGCCATGCTCTATGGGCTGGGCGCCCAGGGTGAACGAGGGGTGAGTACAGCGCTGGAGATCATCAGGAATGAACTGGACCTGTCGATGGCGTTCTGCGGCAGGACCGACATTCGCAAGGTCGATCGCAAGATTCTGCTAAATCACTGA
- a CDS encoding LysR family transcriptional regulator, with protein MNRNDLRRVDLNLLIVFETLMHERSVTRAAEKLFLGQPAISAALSRLRGLFDDPLFVRTGRSMEPTARAIEIFGLLSPALDSISTAVSRAADFDPATSTAVFRIGLSDEVEFALLPSLLKRLRSEAPGIVLVVRRTNYILMPALLSSGEISIGVSYTDDLPANAKRKVLRRSKPKLLRADTMPGPITLDDFCARPHALVSFAGDLGGFIDEHLEKIGRKRHVVLAVPQFNGLATLIAGTDIVATVPDYAAAVLTAAGGVRSEELPIESRTFELHMAWRGSQDNDPGERWLRSRIQMFFGDPDSL; from the coding sequence ATGAATCGCAACGACCTGCGTCGCGTCGACCTCAATCTGCTCATCGTTTTCGAAACTCTGATGCACGAACGCAGCGTCACCCGCGCTGCGGAGAAGCTGTTCCTCGGTCAGCCGGCGATCAGTGCGGCGTTGTCGCGATTGCGCGGGCTGTTCGACGATCCGCTGTTCGTGCGCACCGGCCGCAGCATGGAGCCCACCGCGCGGGCCATCGAGATTTTTGGCCTGCTGTCCCCTGCCCTGGACTCCATCTCCACCGCCGTCAGCCGCGCCGCCGACTTCGACCCGGCCACCAGCACCGCGGTGTTCCGCATTGGCCTGTCCGACGAAGTCGAGTTCGCCCTGCTGCCGTCACTGCTCAAGCGCCTGCGTTCGGAGGCACCCGGCATCGTGCTGGTGGTGCGCCGCACCAACTACATCCTGATGCCGGCGCTGCTCTCCTCCGGTGAAATCTCCATCGGCGTCAGCTACACCGACGACCTCCCGGCCAATGCAAAGCGCAAGGTGCTGCGCCGCAGCAAACCCAAACTGCTGCGCGCCGACACTATGCCGGGGCCGATCACCCTGGACGATTTCTGCGCCCGCCCCCACGCCCTAGTGTCCTTCGCCGGCGACCTCGGCGGCTTCATCGACGAACACTTGGAAAAGATCGGCCGCAAACGCCACGTCGTGCTGGCAGTGCCGCAGTTCAACGGTCTGGCCACGCTGATTGCCGGGACCGACATCGTCGCGACCGTGCCGGATTACGCCGCCGCCGTGCTGACGGCTGCGGGAGGTGTGCGCTCGGAAGAGTTGCCGATTGAATCGCGCACGTTCGAGCTGCACATGGCCTGGCGCGGGTCGCAGGACAATGACCCGGGGGAAAGATGGTTGCGGTCGCGGATTCAGATGTTTTTTGGGGATCCGGATAGCCTGTAA
- a CDS encoding zinc-dependent alcohol dehydrogenase family protein, translating to MSRTIRFHQFGPAEVLKVEELPVALPAPGEVQVRVQAIGVTWYDVLWRQNLASSQARLPAGLGSEMAGVITAIGDGVTDLKVGDKVASFPSADVNVYPVYGELILLPQTSVTRYPDVLTPNEAAVHYTPMLVAYFAFVELARAKPGQTALVTDASHCAGPAFLQLGKALGIKVIAATKTEACRDYLMKMGADKVIVTEEEDLLLTINRYTDNRGVDIVLDGLGGPQMSILGDVLAPRGSLILYGLQGGNQTPFPACAAFQKNIQFFVHCVGNFTGKPELGIKQDEEAIKRALRDINQMTADGMLLPQITKVFPFDQLVEAHRLMDGCPVGGRVVVEVDPS from the coding sequence ATGTCCCGCACGATCCGTTTTCATCAGTTCGGTCCGGCCGAGGTGCTCAAAGTAGAAGAGCTGCCGGTCGCGTTGCCTGCACCCGGTGAGGTGCAAGTGCGCGTTCAGGCGATCGGCGTTACCTGGTACGACGTGCTGTGGCGACAAAATCTGGCTTCATCCCAGGCTCGCCTGCCGGCCGGCCTGGGTTCCGAAATGGCGGGCGTCATTACGGCCATCGGCGATGGCGTGACCGATCTGAAAGTGGGCGACAAGGTTGCCAGCTTCCCTTCGGCGGACGTCAACGTGTACCCGGTCTACGGCGAGCTGATTCTGCTGCCCCAGACTTCCGTGACCCGCTATCCAGACGTGCTCACGCCCAACGAGGCGGCCGTTCACTACACACCGATGCTGGTGGCGTACTTTGCGTTCGTTGAACTGGCGCGGGCAAAACCAGGGCAAACGGCACTGGTCACCGATGCAAGCCATTGCGCGGGCCCTGCGTTTCTGCAACTGGGCAAAGCGCTCGGCATCAAGGTGATCGCAGCGACCAAGACCGAAGCCTGCCGCGATTACCTGATGAAAATGGGTGCGGACAAGGTGATCGTTACTGAAGAAGAGGATTTGCTTCTGACGATCAACCGTTACACCGACAACCGCGGCGTGGACATTGTCCTCGACGGTCTGGGTGGTCCGCAGATGTCGATTCTGGGTGATGTGTTGGCACCCCGTGGCAGTCTGATTCTTTATGGCCTGCAGGGTGGTAACCAGACGCCGTTCCCGGCGTGTGCAGCGTTTCAGAAGAACATTCAGTTCTTTGTGCACTGCGTGGGTAACTTCACCGGCAAGCCGGAGCTGGGCATCAAGCAAGACGAAGAGGCGATCAAGCGTGCCTTGCGCGACATCAACCAGATGACGGCGGATGGCATGCTGTTACCGCAGATTACTAAAGTGTTTCCGTTCGATCAGCTGGTCGAAGCCCACCGTTTGATGGACGGTTGCCCGGTAGGTGGTCGTGTAGTGGTTGAGGTTGATCCATCCTGA
- a CDS encoding ABC transporter substrate-binding protein produces MTAFHKVVRPIALSLVGAAVAVTSLAASAFQQDGKIIAGSDVTFFPYEYMDNNRPAGFDIEFLDGLGKVMGRKVETVDTRFPNLITGLQGGRFDLTNSSMYITAERVKVIDMIPYLKSGESILALKGAEYQPKRPEDFCGHKVGSMAATAWLKQMHTLSDEYCVKNGLQPIAISEYATDPQTTQAMLAHAVDAQITDAAVARGVVEKLGTRVVISSDTLIYPVLNGWGVKKGNDEVKNALVEALNKYRVTPEYAALMKKYNFQAPTDEDIATLMPKP; encoded by the coding sequence ATGACAGCGTTTCACAAGGTTGTTCGTCCTATCGCCCTGAGCCTGGTCGGCGCAGCGGTTGCAGTGACTTCGTTGGCGGCTTCGGCCTTTCAACAAGACGGCAAGATCATTGCCGGTTCCGATGTCACGTTTTTCCCGTACGAATATATGGACAACAACCGTCCTGCCGGCTTCGATATCGAGTTTCTCGACGGTCTGGGCAAGGTCATGGGGCGCAAGGTCGAGACTGTCGACACGCGCTTTCCGAACCTGATCACCGGTCTGCAGGGCGGGCGTTTCGACCTCACCAACTCCTCGATGTACATCACCGCTGAACGGGTGAAAGTCATCGACATGATCCCGTATCTGAAAAGCGGTGAATCGATCCTGGCGCTCAAGGGTGCCGAGTACCAGCCCAAGCGTCCGGAAGATTTCTGCGGTCACAAGGTCGGCTCGATGGCCGCGACGGCGTGGTTGAAGCAGATGCACACACTGTCGGACGAATACTGCGTCAAGAATGGCCTGCAGCCCATCGCGATCAGTGAATACGCCACTGACCCACAAACCACTCAGGCGATGCTCGCCCACGCTGTCGACGCGCAGATCACCGATGCGGCTGTGGCCCGTGGTGTGGTTGAAAAACTGGGCACTCGCGTAGTGATTTCCTCCGACACCCTGATTTATCCGGTGCTCAACGGCTGGGGCGTGAAGAAGGGCAACGACGAGGTCAAGAACGCGCTGGTCGAGGCACTGAACAAGTATCGGGTGACCCCTGAATACGCCGCGCTGATGAAAAAGTACAACTTCCAGGCACCGACTGACGAAGACATCGCCACCCTGATGCCCAAGCCCTGA